In Chitinophagaceae bacterium, the genomic stretch TTTGCGAAGACGAAAAAAAGGCAATTTCCATTTTAGAAAATCTGTACCCCAATGGATTCTTTTCTCGAAACGGTGGTATTATACACAAGCACGCAGTGGCTATTTTACAAAAAACAAAGGATACATTACCTCATGTGCCTATCTGCGTGAGAGGAACAGAATTTCAATGGAAAGTATGGGACGCTTTGCTCACCATCCCTATGGGAACACTTGTTACTTATAATAATATCGCCCTCCAAATAGGTAATCCCAAAGCTTCTCGAGCGGTCGGTTCTGCGGTAGGAAGCAATCCCGTTTCTTTTTTAATTCCATGCCATAGAGTTATTAAAAAAACGGGAAATATAGGAGGTTATCTGTGGGGAAGTGAAAAAAAAAACACTATCATTCAATGGGAACAGAGTATAAAACATGAGAATCATAACTGAATTTTGTCTTTTCATCAAAATGGACTTAGTTCATTGATTATCTATCAAACAGAATAGATAAATAATTACGATTACTTTTTTTGAAGCATGAGAAACAATCTTCTTGCAAATTTATCTGTGGCAAAAGAATTGCAATAAAAATTATATTAGCATATCCATATACATAAACCAATTACATAGTACAATGAATATAAAAACAGATTTTATGAGTAGTGCCTTAGCAGAAGAAGAAGGGGAAGAAATAATGTCTTTTATAACATCCGAAGTAGAAAAAAAAATAGACACCAAAGATCTCCCACAAGAAGTGGATATACTGCCCGTAAAAAATGCTGTTCTGTTTCCAGGCGTAGTATTTCCCATCACTGTAAATAGACAAAAATCTATTAAACTGATAAAAAAAGTAAACAAAGGAAATAGAATTATAGGCATTATCACACAAAAAAATCAACAGGTAGAAGAACCACAATCATCGGATTTATATCTTACCGGAACCCTTGCATATATCTTAAAAACATTAGTAATGCCCGATGGAAGCACTACTATCATTATTCAAGGGAAGAACCGATTTCACATAGAAAAAATCATTCAAGAAGAGCCATGGATAACCGCAGAAGTAAAGTATTTGACCGAAAAATTTCCACCATCTTCTAAAAAAGAAACGAAAGTTCTTTTTCAATCTATAAAAGAAGCTTCTTTCAAAATACTCAAATTAAACCCAGAAATACCACGTGAGGCGCATATCGCCATCAGTAATATTCACAGTAATAGTTTTCTCACACATTTTCTTTGCTCTAATGTCAATGCGGATTTATCCGAAAGACAAAAATTATTAGAAACAGAAGATGGCGGAGAACGTGCAGAACTGCTCCTTCAGTATATGATGCGAGATATTCAGATGCTCACTATCAAACAGGATATACAGAACAAGGCATTTACTGATATAGACCAGCAACAAAAAGATTATTTTTTGAGACAGCAAATGAAAGTATTACAAAACGAACTCGGATTTGATGGACCAGAAAAAGATATAGAAAAAATAAAAACGAAA encodes the following:
- a CDS encoding methylated-DNA--[protein]-cysteine S-methyltransferase codes for the protein MDIRSNFYDQYGEYMHRTEDYDRRVSFKHSIVHNTFVTTKRMPPEEFKNDKKPLFIDFEFEETIFGKMLVAAHYLGICYMGFCEDEKKAISILENLYPNGFFSRNGGIIHKHAVAILQKTKDTLPHVPICVRGTEFQWKVWDALLTIPMGTLVTYNNIALQIGNPKASRAVGSAVGSNPVSFLIPCHRVIKKTGNIGGYLWGSEKKNTIIQWEQSIKHENHN